One stretch of Prunus persica cultivar Lovell chromosome G1, Prunus_persica_NCBIv2, whole genome shotgun sequence DNA includes these proteins:
- the LOC18792541 gene encoding esterase has protein sequence MESSRIPIKAIVSLFCSYMLLSHITTLGLTLALEDCEFPAIFNFGDSNSDTGGLAASLSPPPPPYGETYFHMPVGRFSDGRLIIDFLAKSLGHPFLSAYLDSLGSNFSYGANFATANSTIRLPNVVQPAAGGFSPFYLNIQYMQFMQLKSRSQLIRHRGGIFENLMPKEEYFSKALYTFDIGQNDLAEGFIGNLTVQEVNASVPNIISGFSANIKKIYNLGARSFWIHNTGPIGCLAYILANFPAQKDEAGCAKSYNEVAQHFNHKLKEATVQLRKDLPLAAITYVDVYSVKHFLFKEPQKYGFELPLIACCGYGGKYNYNRSSGCGGTARVNGSQLFVGSCKDPSVRVNWDGIHYTEAAAKFISDKISTGAFSDPPLALKQACHKNLA, from the exons ATGGAGTCTTCTAGAATTCCTATCAAAGCTATCGTTTCTCTATTTTGCTCTTATATGCTTTTGTCGCACATCACCACTTTGGGCCTTACCTTGGCTTTGGAAGACTGTGAGTTTCCAGCCATCTTTAACTTTGGAGATTCAAATTCAGATACCGGTGGATTGGCTGCATCCCTttcgccaccaccaccaccttatGGGGAGACCTATTTTCATATGCCGGTTGGAAGATTCTCAGATGGCAGGCTCATAATCGATTTTCTTG CAAAGAGTCTTGGTCACCCCTTTCTAAGCGCATATCTGGATTCTCTTGGGAGCAACTTCTCGTATGGTGCAAATTTTGCCACTGCAAATTCCACCATCAGATTGCCAAATGTCGTTCAACCAGCTGCTGGTGGATTTAGTCCCTTCTACCTCAATATTCAGTACATGCAGTTCATGCAACTAAAATCCAGATCACAACTCATTAGGCATCGAG GGggaatatttgaaaatttgatgcCCAAGGAGGAGTATTTCTCGAAAGCTTTATACACATTTGACATTGGCCAGAATGACCTAGCAGAAGGCTTCATTGGTAACTTGACTGTTCAAGAAGTCAATGCATCGGTTCCTAATATAATCAGTGGGTTCTCGGCAAATATTAAG aaaatatataatttgggAGCGAGATCATTTTGGATCCACAACACTGGGCCAATTGGCTGTCTCGCTTACATCTTAGCCAATTTCCCAGCTCAAAAGGATGAGGCTGGCTGTGCAAAGTCATATAATGAAGTAGCTCAGCATTTTAACCACAAGCTGAAGGAAGCCACAGTTCAACTTAGGAAAGATCTACCTTTGGCTGCAATTACTTATGTAGACGTCTATTCAGTCAAACACTTTCTTTTCAAGGAACCCCAAAAATATG GGTTTGAGCTCCCACTTATTGCTTGTTGTGGGTATGGTGGCAAGTACAACTATAACCGTAGTTCTGGATGTGGAGGAACAGCTAGAGTTAATGGAAGCCAACTTTTTGTTGGCTCATGCAAAGATCCTTCCGTTAGAGTGAATTGGGATGGCATTCATTATACTGAGGCAGCTGCCAAGTTTATTTCTGATAAAATTTCAACTGGAGCATTTTCTGATCCACCCCTTGCTTTGAAACAAGCATGTCACAAGAATTTGGcctaa